From one bacterium genomic stretch:
- a CDS encoding ferritin-like domain-containing protein, which yields MERKGKEIVGVDVEELVKLLNKALSDEWLAYYQYWIGAKVVKGMMKEEVIAELTQHAGDELKHAEMIVGRIIQIGGTPVLKPEDWYKLTNCGYEAPEDPGIIPILKQNIKGEQCAIKVYQKLLDFVKDKDPITYGMVLSILTDEVEHEDDLINILEDIE from the coding sequence ATGGAAAGAAAAGGCAAAGAAATAGTTGGAGTAGATGTAGAAGAATTAGTAAAATTGCTTAATAAGGCACTTTCGGATGAATGGCTTGCATATTATCAGTACTGGATTGGAGCAAAGGTTGTTAAAGGGATGATGAAAGAAGAAGTAATTGCCGAACTTACTCAGCATGCAGGTGATGAGTTGAAACATGCTGAAATGATTGTCGGCAGAATTATTCAAATTGGTGGAACTCCTGTTTTAAAACCAGAGGATTGGTATAAATTAACAAATTGTGGATATGAGGCACCAGAAGACCCTGGTATTATCCCTATTTTAAAACAAAATATTAAGGGTGAACAATGTGCAATTAAGGTCTATCAAAAACTTCTTGATTTTGTTAAAGATAAAGACCCAATTACTTATGGTATGGTATTAAGTATTCTAACTGATGAAGTTGAGCATGAAGATGACCTTATAAATATTCTTGAAGATATTGAATAA